The genomic interval AGTTAAAAATGTACATGACGGTGTAGACCTATATAAAAAAGAGAATTGCAATATTATCGTTGCACTTGGAGGAGGAAGTCCCATAGATTGTGCAAAAGGAATAGGTTTAATTGCAACCAATGGCGGATCAATAAAAGATTATGAAGGTTTAGATAAATCTAAAAAACCAATGCCGCCATTTATTGCAGTTAATACTACAGCTGGAACAGCTAGCGAAATGACTCGTTTTACTATCATTACCGATACTGATAGACATGTAAAAATGGCAATAGTTGATTGGCACGTTACTCCAAATGTCTCTTTTAATGATCCAGAGTTAATGATAAGCATGCCAGCTCATTTAACTGCTGCAACAGGAATGGATGCTTTAACTCATGCAATAGAGGCTTATGTTTCTACAATCGCTACCCCAATTACAGATTCTGCGGCAATAAAAGCTATTGAGCTGATTAGTAAATATCTGCGTCCGGCAGTTGCA from Hydrogenimonas thermophila carries:
- a CDS encoding iron-containing alcohol dehydrogenase, encoding MYGYFMPTENFMGIGCLSELGKQAKTLGGTKALLVTGKSRRNSETIVKLLKDSGIDSVIYSDVQPNPTVKNVHDGVDLYKKENCNIIVALGGGSPIDCAKGIGLIATNGGSIKDYEGLDKSKKPMPPFIAVNTTAGTASEMTRFTIITDTDRHVKMAIVDWHVTPNVSFNDPELMISMPAHLTAATGMDALTHAIEAYVSTIATPITDSAAIKAIELISKYLRPAVANGENIEAREKMAYAEFLAGMAFNNASLGNVHAMAHQLAFL